In Methanococcoides sp. AM1, one genomic interval encodes:
- a CDS encoding ATPase domain-containing protein produces MADEVTQERVSTGIRGLDEMLRGGFFKGTANVVSGKSGTGKTIFGTQFLLEGIEKGETVMCIITSEESKSLVREMQASFGWDLDSMVAEGKLVFVDITDPSLRLQKSVEIAPTELIKSFKKLVESKIEETKPDRVFIDSIEAMFLAIESNYKLRTLIDDIFGIFRKRDVTALVTVGVMFGLDEMVEYGADAVVKLGREIIGSNLQRTIYVMKLRGSGTINEVRVLNISDSGMAVLAQSPYLEK; encoded by the coding sequence ATGGCTGATGAAGTAACTCAAGAAAGGGTTAGCACGGGAATTCGTGGATTGGATGAAATGTTACGTGGGGGCTTCTTCAAAGGGACTGCTAATGTTGTCTCAGGAAAGTCCGGTACCGGAAAAACTATCTTTGGAACCCAATTCCTGCTGGAAGGTATTGAAAAAGGCGAAACTGTGATGTGCATCATCACATCCGAGGAATCCAAGTCTCTTGTACGTGAAATGCAAGCATCATTCGGATGGGATCTCGATTCCATGGTCGCAGAAGGCAAGCTGGTATTTGTAGACATCACAGACCCAAGCCTTCGTCTCCAGAAGAGTGTGGAGATCGCTCCGACAGAGCTTATCAAGAGCTTCAAGAAACTGGTGGAAAGCAAGATCGAGGAAACAAAACCTGATCGTGTATTCATCGATTCCATTGAAGCAATGTTCCTCGCAATTGAGTCCAACTACAAGCTGCGCACATTGATCGATGATATCTTTGGTATCTTCAGGAAACGTGATGTTACAGCTCTCGTAACCGTTGGTGTTATGTTCGGACTGGATGAGATGGTGGAATATGGTGCAGATGCTGTTGTCAAACTGGGTCGCGAGATCATAGGAAGCAACCTTCAGCGTACCATCTATGTAATGAAGCTCAGAGGTTCAGGCACCATCAACGAGGTTAGGGTGCTCAATATTTCTGACAGTGGTATGGCTGTGCTTGCTCAGTCACCATATCTTGAAAAATAA
- a CDS encoding DUF5591 domain-containing protein, whose product MTTIIPEDERSSEPLDTERLIYHPDMIRANEWVLSEYQPPTRDFCIFVPCAMRKPYHTSPSHKMYDRIIFGILEQEDAHVVVFGTCGITPREIDTEYPFTDYKFMMGKCNVAKIKRDFIKMESERLAKYLERTRDNYKHRIAYCIGDFRTAMEKAVEITNIDVVIVPDRKTMEEVANPNKRFKYGSLSQRQYLQDFSDSITDTLDIPERTVGVHDDHSTNDMDWYLL is encoded by the coding sequence TTGACAACTATAATTCCTGAAGATGAACGTTCAAGTGAACCGCTGGACACAGAACGCCTGATATACCACCCAGACATGATACGTGCAAATGAATGGGTACTTTCCGAATACCAGCCCCCTACACGGGATTTTTGTATCTTTGTACCCTGTGCCATGAGGAAACCATATCATACCAGCCCCTCACACAAGATGTATGACCGCATTATCTTCGGCATACTCGAACAAGAGGATGCACATGTTGTAGTATTTGGCACCTGTGGGATCACACCGCGCGAGATCGACACAGAGTACCCTTTTACTGATTATAAGTTCATGATGGGAAAGTGCAATGTCGCTAAAATAAAGCGTGACTTTATTAAAATGGAAAGCGAGAGGCTTGCAAAGTATCTGGAAAGAACACGCGATAATTACAAGCACCGAATAGCATATTGTATCGGCGATTTCAGGACAGCCATGGAGAAAGCAGTTGAAATTACCAACATTGACGTTGTCATTGTTCCTGACAGGAAGACTATGGAAGAGGTCGCGAACCCAAATAAGCGTTTTAAGTACGGAAGTCTCAGTCAGCGCCAGTATCTTCAGGATTTTTCAGACTCCATCACAGATACACTGGATATTCCGGAACGTACCGTGGGAGTTCATGATGACCACTCAACTAACGATATGGACTGGTATCTTTTGTAA
- a CDS encoding cobalamin biosynthesis protein: MIEPFLPGTDHLISVLLLATVFDLLIGEPPTALHPVVWIGNLIGFFKRSAPATHRKLYGVVFALVVILFASSIGYAVLLVANLSILPGFVVLLVEAYFLKSTFAIRRLIEAGIEVNTELVKGDLPSARKKLSMYVSRDTSQLSEGQVSSSVIETCSENFVDGILSPLFYYAILGPYGLIGAYVFKAVSTLDSMVGYMDEKHRDLGYFSAKTDDVLNWIPARICVIYITLGSVLAGMISKEKKLDHGGAIRCATSDCRSCSSPNSGYPMASMAGVLGVRLEKPNTYVIGKDFSMPVAEDIKQASVVIAAASILAVISFAVLIYLISVIINYI; this comes from the coding sequence ATGATAGAACCGTTCCTTCCGGGTACTGACCATCTAATATCGGTACTTCTTCTTGCAACTGTATTTGACCTGTTGATAGGGGAACCTCCAACAGCTCTGCATCCGGTGGTCTGGATAGGCAATCTGATCGGCTTCTTCAAAAGATCAGCACCTGCTACACACAGAAAGCTCTATGGTGTGGTGTTCGCCCTTGTCGTTATACTCTTCGCATCATCTATCGGCTACGCTGTACTATTGGTTGCAAACCTCTCGATACTACCTGGTTTTGTGGTACTTCTTGTCGAAGCTTATTTCCTCAAGTCCACCTTTGCCATACGCCGCCTTATAGAGGCTGGCATCGAGGTCAATACTGAACTGGTAAAAGGTGATCTGCCTTCTGCACGCAAGAAGTTGTCCATGTATGTAAGCAGAGATACTTCACAGTTAAGCGAAGGTCAGGTATCCTCATCTGTGATCGAGACCTGCTCTGAGAACTTTGTGGATGGTATCTTGAGTCCGCTGTTCTATTATGCAATCCTCGGCCCTTATGGACTAATAGGTGCATACGTGTTCAAGGCAGTGAGCACCCTCGATTCAATGGTGGGCTACATGGATGAGAAACACAGGGACCTTGGGTACTTCTCAGCAAAGACCGACGATGTCCTCAACTGGATACCTGCACGTATTTGTGTTATTTACATTACTCTTGGATCTGTCCTTGCAGGAATGATCTCAAAAGAAAAGAAACTTGACCATGGCGGTGCGATCAGGTGTGCTACCAGCGACTGCCGCTCCTGCTCATCACCAAATTCAGGTTATCCCATGGCTTCTATGGCCGGTGTGCTTGGTGTGCGCCTGGAGAAACCGAATACCTATGTGATCGGCAAGGACTTCTCAATGCCTGTAGCAGAAGATATAAAACAAGCATCGGTGGTAATTGCTGCAGCCTCGATACTTGCAGTGATCTCGTTTGCAGTTTTAATCTATCTAATTTCAGTTATAATCAACTACATATAA
- the pylB gene encoding methylornithine synthase PylB, which translates to MFNNMDNEDLDNYAEQIIDGSQLSDDDIRRLLETESPGEIEKLHYVARHIRDHFFGNKVFMYSFVYFSTYCKNKCTFCYYRNANDIERYRLSTEDIRKICQVIKTEDVHMVDLTMGEDPYFHNKPERLAEFVRTVKEEVGKPIMVSPGVVDNDTLEMLRDNGANFLALYQETYDMELYKQLRVEQSFEGRINSRNHAKRIGYCVEDGILTEVEPDIESTIISLRGLATSNPDMVRVMTFLPQQGTPLEGKEIKDSSSELKIISILRLLYPDKLIPASLDLEGIDGMVHRLNAGANVVTSIISSNSSLEGVVNYDREHAERDRDVKSVIARLKTMGMEPAEQSEFEKLLGR; encoded by the coding sequence TTGTTTAATAACATGGATAATGAAGACCTTGACAACTATGCAGAGCAGATCATAGACGGGTCACAGTTGTCCGATGACGACATCAGGAGACTTCTTGAAACTGAAAGCCCTGGTGAAATTGAAAAGCTGCACTATGTTGCACGACACATCAGGGACCATTTCTTCGGAAATAAGGTGTTCATGTACAGCTTTGTCTACTTTTCTACATACTGCAAGAACAAATGCACATTCTGTTACTATAGGAATGCAAATGATATTGAGAGGTACCGTCTTAGCACGGAGGACATCAGGAAGATCTGCCAGGTGATCAAGACCGAAGATGTACACATGGTCGACCTCACAATGGGAGAAGACCCATACTTCCACAACAAACCTGAACGACTGGCAGAATTTGTCAGGACCGTAAAGGAAGAGGTGGGAAAACCCATCATGGTCTCCCCGGGAGTTGTTGACAACGATACCCTTGAAATGCTCAGGGACAACGGTGCCAACTTCCTTGCCCTGTATCAGGAAACCTATGACATGGAACTGTACAAGCAACTAAGGGTCGAGCAATCATTTGAAGGCAGGATCAATTCAAGGAATCATGCTAAAAGGATCGGCTATTGTGTTGAAGATGGCATCCTGACAGAAGTCGAGCCGGATATTGAATCCACGATCATATCATTAAGAGGATTAGCAACATCCAATCCGGATATGGTACGTGTGATGACATTCCTCCCACAGCAGGGAACACCACTGGAAGGAAAGGAAATAAAGGACAGTTCATCGGAGCTCAAGATCATCTCAATACTCCGCCTCCTCTACCCGGACAAGCTTATTCCGGCATCACTTGACCTTGAAGGGATCGATGGAATGGTCCACAGGCTCAATGCAGGAGCAAACGTTGTCACTTCCATAATATCTTCTAACTCATCCCTTGAAGGTGTCGTTAACTACGACAGGGAACATGCCGAGAGGGACAGGGACGTTAAGAGCGTTATCGCCAGACTGAAAACAATGGGTATGGAGCCCGCAGAACAAAGCGAGTTCGAGAAGTTGTTGGGGCGATAG
- the pylS gene encoding pyrrolysine--tRNA(Pyl) ligase, translating into MEKQLLDVLVGLNGVWLSRSGLLHGIRDFDITRNHIHIETECGARFTVRNSRSSRSARSLRNNKYRKPCKRCRPSDEQINRFVKKTFKERGQTVSVFSTKKPTPRKPKQAVVKSVSVSTPTPTTSSEAAPAKPENNGAKENNKPEVKYSPSQIERLKTLMAPGDKIPVQGELPEFRELEKELIQRRRQDLISMYEEDREDRLGKLERTITEFFVERGFLEIKSPIMIPFEYVERMGIDKDDHLYKQIFRVGDNMCLRPMLAPCLYNYLRKLDKVLPDPIRIFEIGPCYRKESDGSRHLEEFTMLNFCQMGSNCTRENLEGTISEFLEYLGIEYQIEADDCMVYGDTIDIMHGDLELSSAVVGPIPLDREWGVDKPWIGAGFGLERLLKVKHDYTNIRRASRSELYYNGINTNL; encoded by the coding sequence ATGGAAAAGCAATTACTGGATGTTCTGGTCGGGCTCAACGGAGTCTGGCTATCGCGAAGCGGATTACTTCATGGGATAAGAGACTTTGATATCACAAGGAATCACATTCATATTGAAACCGAGTGTGGGGCACGGTTTACAGTAAGAAATTCCAGATCCAGCCGTTCTGCAAGATCACTCCGGAACAATAAGTACCGCAAGCCTTGCAAACGCTGTCGTCCAAGTGACGAACAGATCAATCGTTTTGTCAAAAAGACCTTCAAAGAGAGAGGACAGACCGTTAGTGTGTTCTCCACAAAGAAGCCGACTCCCAGGAAGCCAAAACAAGCTGTTGTTAAATCCGTTTCAGTTTCTACACCAACTCCGACAACCTCAAGTGAAGCAGCCCCTGCTAAACCTGAGAACAATGGAGCAAAAGAAAACAACAAGCCGGAAGTGAAATATTCACCTTCCCAGATCGAGAGGCTGAAGACATTGATGGCACCTGGTGACAAGATACCGGTCCAAGGCGAATTACCAGAATTCAGGGAACTGGAAAAGGAACTGATCCAAAGACGCCGTCAAGACCTCATATCGATGTATGAAGAGGACAGGGAAGATCGTCTTGGTAAACTTGAAAGGACGATAACCGAGTTCTTCGTGGAAAGAGGCTTCCTTGAGATCAAGTCCCCGATAATGATACCATTTGAGTATGTTGAAAGAATGGGAATCGATAAGGACGATCACCTCTACAAGCAGATATTCCGTGTGGGAGACAACATGTGCCTGCGACCAATGCTGGCACCCTGCCTGTACAATTACCTGCGAAAGCTGGACAAAGTACTCCCTGACCCCATAAGGATATTCGAGATTGGACCCTGCTACCGCAAGGAATCCGATGGCAGCAGGCACCTGGAAGAGTTCACGATGTTGAACTTCTGCCAGATGGGATCCAACTGCACAAGGGAAAACCTTGAAGGTACCATCAGCGAATTCCTCGAGTACCTGGGCATAGAATATCAGATAGAAGCAGATGACTGCATGGTCTATGGAGACACCATAGACATTATGCATGGTGACCTGGAACTTTCCTCAGCAGTTGTCGGACCTATTCCGCTTGACAGGGAATGGGGAGTTGACAAACCATGGATCGGAGCAGGTTTCGGATTGGAAAGATTGCTTAAGGTAAAGCATGACTACACCAACATACGCCGTGCAAGCAGGTCTGAATTGTACTACAACGGGATCAATACTAATCTGTGA
- the cobD gene encoding threonine-phosphate decarboxylase CobD — translation MSHKKQIPLKDHVVELACPAHGGLIREMADRYGIPESDMLDLSASLNPLGSPFDHPSGGLDLDDVMERAAQRFTQYPDNRYLEYRSAAVNLLGNGLSADNIVPGNGSCEIIRLVAEAVLDHDDIVLIPHPTFAEYEQQCKVAGADVRYIKQEDVMGLSDTVLESAKLLFVCNPNNPSGELRNRDDLLDLAKRCELNHTLLFVDEAFIELADDPSQSIADMVENNDHLFILRSLTKDFAIPGVRIGFGVASKRMAEAFNTARLSWNLGSIPEEIGVALMNMEGGCDSPYLVQSREAIKKDREYLIERISRIRKFVPIDTKVNFILVDIRDSAFDSTELTERLASHGVLIRNCSSFPFMGTDYVRVAVRPKEETDRLSRAIGKVVVEKARENARSDLICMLEGGDAKPHGPNTDCSYYPCHHFPGQDCTFCFCPFYKCEDERTGGKWVDRSSGGKVWSCEDCVVVHQKDVVEQVLNELSYKGNMDDKLKKAWTKVVEPLL, via the coding sequence GTGTCGCACAAAAAACAAATCCCTCTTAAAGATCATGTTGTAGAACTAGCCTGTCCTGCTCACGGTGGCCTTATTCGTGAGATGGCTGACCGTTATGGCATTCCTGAATCGGATATGCTGGACCTGAGCGCCAGCCTTAATCCTCTGGGGAGCCCTTTTGATCATCCTTCAGGCGGCCTTGACCTTGATGATGTCATGGAACGGGCAGCGCAAAGATTTACCCAGTATCCGGATAATCGCTATCTTGAATATCGTTCTGCAGCGGTTAATTTACTTGGAAACGGACTTTCTGCTGATAATATTGTTCCAGGCAATGGTTCCTGCGAGATCATAAGGCTCGTAGCAGAAGCAGTGCTGGACCATGATGATATTGTTCTCATACCCCACCCCACTTTCGCAGAGTATGAGCAGCAATGCAAAGTTGCCGGGGCAGATGTACGCTACATAAAACAGGAAGACGTCATGGGGCTTTCGGATACTGTCCTTGAAAGTGCAAAGCTGCTTTTTGTATGCAACCCAAACAACCCGTCCGGTGAATTGCGCAATAGGGATGATCTTCTGGACCTTGCGAAAAGGTGCGAATTGAATCACACACTTCTGTTCGTCGACGAAGCTTTCATTGAACTTGCCGATGATCCGTCCCAGAGCATTGCTGATATGGTTGAAAATAATGATCATCTGTTCATACTTCGCTCGCTGACCAAGGATTTTGCAATTCCAGGGGTACGTATTGGTTTTGGTGTGGCTTCAAAAAGAATGGCAGAAGCATTTAATACTGCAAGACTTTCATGGAACCTTGGTTCTATCCCCGAGGAGATCGGTGTAGCATTGATGAACATGGAAGGTGGATGTGACAGTCCTTATCTTGTTCAGTCCCGTGAAGCCATAAAGAAGGACAGGGAATATCTCATAGAACGTATCTCAAGGATACGCAAGTTCGTCCCGATAGACACAAAGGTCAATTTCATTCTTGTAGACATACGCGATTCGGCATTTGATTCGACCGAACTGACCGAACGTCTTGCTTCACATGGAGTGCTTATCAGGAACTGCAGTTCATTCCCTTTTATGGGAACTGATTATGTCAGGGTAGCTGTCAGACCTAAGGAGGAGACTGACCGGCTTTCACGTGCAATAGGAAAGGTTGTAGTTGAAAAAGCACGGGAGAATGCAAGATCTGATCTTATCTGTATGCTTGAGGGCGGAGATGCAAAACCACATGGTCCTAACACCGATTGTTCATACTATCCGTGTCATCATTTCCCCGGACAGGACTGTACATTCTGTTTCTGTCCGTTCTATAAATGTGAGGATGAACGAACCGGTGGCAAATGGGTGGACCGTTCAAGTGGTGGTAAGGTATGGAGCTGTGAGGACTGTGTAGTAGTACACCAGAAGGACGTGGTGGAACAGGTACTCAATGAGCTCTCATACAAAGGCAATATGGATGACAAATTGAAAAAAGCATGGACTAAGGTCGTGGAGCCTCTCCTATGA
- the cobZ gene encoding alpha-ribazole phosphatase CobZ, with protein sequence MKLSDIDSQDLKKDQPKELDGDINYDIIDILEEEGITVDMLVDTALELYAPHPGLETREIAEERFRKELDIAVSDANLCLLIYSGILLERDGEKGKLPNISRSSYEKDLTFIIADEVIGMSIAKYISGDKGMFEFVRFDKQKPGILSKLGPFMDDVIGGLIGGVSANMYTRGMAEAAETEKKSRKNKDVSGVIAA encoded by the coding sequence ATGAAACTTTCAGATATAGACTCTCAGGACCTGAAAAAGGACCAGCCAAAAGAACTGGATGGTGATATCAACTACGATATCATTGACATACTGGAGGAAGAAGGTATAACCGTGGATATGCTTGTGGATACTGCTCTTGAGCTTTATGCTCCGCATCCCGGTCTGGAGACCCGGGAGATTGCAGAAGAGCGTTTCAGGAAGGAGCTTGATATCGCTGTATCTGATGCCAACCTTTGCCTTTTGATCTATTCCGGCATCCTTCTGGAAAGGGATGGCGAGAAAGGTAAGCTGCCAAATATCAGTAGAAGTTCTTATGAGAAAGATCTTACATTCATCATCGCTGATGAGGTCATCGGAATGAGCATTGCCAAGTATATCAGTGGTGATAAAGGCATGTTCGAGTTTGTGAGGTTCGATAAACAAAAACCCGGTATCCTCTCTAAGTTAGGTCCATTCATGGACGATGTCATCGGTGGTCTTATCGGTGGGGTTTCAGCTAACATGTATACAAGGGGTATGGCTGAAGCTGCTGAAACTGAAAAAAAGTCACGTAAAAATAAAGATGTAAGTGGTGTGATAGCAGCATGA
- the cobD gene encoding threonine-phosphate decarboxylase CobD encodes MNLEDERSLPLKKHIVGLVPASHGGLVRKASQEYGVSESDIIDMSASLNPLGSPFDHPEYGLDLSSLFAASKPGMYHYPDNRYLKYKEAAASFLDGGICAANIVPGNGSCETIRLVAECMLDTDDIVGIPQPTFDEYEQQCRIMGANIRYFEHEGLMDISDEALHEVKILFVCNPNNPTGKLISRDDILDLAKRCEANGTLLFVDEAFIELADPSQSVADVAATNDHIFVLRSLTKNFAIPGIRLGFGVASEKMALALNTARLSWNLGSVPDVVGTALLEMEGGCYSKYLERSRSFIEQERDYLVERLSGIYGFKPLPSTVNYVLVDISQLLMDSVELTERLASHGILVRDCSSFYLLDNDFIRIAVRSRDETDRLIRAIGDVLTESGKDYAEEKLKQTIECAASGEPASRNTCEYYPCHFQGQDCTFCFCPFYPCENLRTGGRWIDSTTGGKVWSCEGCTIMHRKEVVQDVLKILMRDIETEDNLKVAWEKVMVPNL; translated from the coding sequence ATGAATCTGGAAGATGAAAGAAGCTTGCCTCTCAAAAAACATATCGTAGGTCTTGTGCCCGCATCACATGGTGGTCTTGTGCGAAAAGCATCACAGGAATACGGGGTATCTGAGTCGGATATCATAGATATGAGCGCAAGCCTGAACCCTTTAGGCAGCCCATTCGATCATCCGGAATACGGTCTTGACCTGTCTTCTCTCTTTGCCGCTTCGAAGCCGGGAATGTATCACTATCCTGATAACCGTTATCTTAAGTACAAAGAAGCTGCCGCATCTTTTTTGGATGGTGGGATATGTGCCGCGAACATAGTTCCCGGAAATGGTTCCTGCGAAACCATACGTCTTGTTGCAGAGTGTATGCTTGATACAGATGATATTGTAGGCATACCACAGCCAACTTTTGATGAGTATGAGCAGCAGTGCAGGATAATGGGTGCGAACATCCGTTACTTTGAGCATGAAGGCCTGATGGATATTTCAGATGAGGCATTGCATGAAGTAAAGATCCTCTTTGTCTGTAATCCTAACAATCCTACTGGTAAATTGATCTCTCGGGACGATATCCTTGACCTTGCTAAGCGTTGTGAGGCAAACGGTACTCTTCTGTTCGTCGACGAAGCTTTCATCGAACTTGCTGACCCTTCACAAAGCGTGGCGGATGTAGCTGCGACAAATGATCATATTTTTGTACTTCGTTCCCTGACCAAGAACTTTGCAATACCTGGCATCCGTCTGGGATTTGGTGTTGCATCTGAGAAGATGGCGCTTGCATTGAATACTGCAAGACTTTCATGGAACCTTGGTTCAGTTCCTGATGTTGTGGGTACGGCCCTTCTGGAGATGGAAGGCGGATGTTACAGTAAATACCTTGAAAGATCTCGCAGTTTTATTGAACAGGAGAGGGACTACCTTGTAGAGCGTCTTTCGGGGATCTATGGTTTTAAACCCCTTCCAAGCACTGTGAACTATGTTCTTGTTGACATAAGTCAACTTTTGATGGACTCTGTTGAACTCACAGAACGGCTTGCATCCCATGGTATCCTTGTAAGGGATTGCAGTTCTTTCTATTTGCTGGACAATGATTTCATCAGGATCGCAGTTCGCTCCCGGGATGAGACCGATCGTCTGATCCGGGCTATTGGAGATGTTCTGACCGAGTCAGGAAAGGATTATGCCGAGGAGAAATTAAAGCAGACTATAGAGTGTGCGGCATCCGGTGAACCTGCATCCCGAAATACCTGTGAGTATTATCCATGTCACTTCCAGGGGCAGGACTGCACTTTCTGCTTCTGTCCATTTTACCCTTGCGAGAATCTCCGCACAGGAGGGCGGTGGATAGACAGTACTACTGGTGGTAAGGTCTGGAGCTGTGAGGGTTGCACTATAATGCACCGGAAAGAAGTTGTGCAGGACGTTCTGAAGATTCTCATGCGTGATATTGAGACAGAGGATAACCTGAAAGTAGCCTGGGAAAAAGTAATGGTTCCCAATCTTTGA
- a CDS encoding NTP transferase domain-containing protein has product MDAIIMAGGLAQRLGMEEKACVMLMDRPLINYLLDSLLGAMHIDRVFVQVSPYSPDTEQCVKNSFQGRVSILRTSGDNYVGDMVNAVKDSGSTGPVMVLMPDLPLVTSEHIDMMVKAYDEFGFPAMSVYAPIGLYRELGLRPGTVFNKKGEMLVPVGINILDSVTIDVEQEDTDYLVDIPEIAISVDSVESLHKCEEMLLR; this is encoded by the coding sequence ATGGATGCTATCATTATGGCAGGTGGCCTGGCGCAGAGGTTAGGTATGGAGGAGAAAGCATGTGTCATGCTCATGGATAGGCCACTCATCAATTATCTTCTTGATTCCCTTCTTGGTGCAATGCATATTGACCGGGTATTCGTTCAGGTGTCTCCGTATTCTCCGGATACTGAACAATGTGTGAAAAATTCCTTCCAGGGCAGGGTTTCAATTCTCAGGACCTCGGGAGACAATTATGTAGGTGATATGGTAAATGCCGTAAAGGATTCCGGGAGCACCGGTCCTGTGATGGTGTTGATGCCGGATCTCCCACTGGTCACATCGGAGCATATAGATATGATGGTAAAAGCCTATGATGAATTTGGCTTCCCTGCCATGTCCGTCTACGCTCCCATTGGTCTGTATCGTGAACTTGGGTTAAGGCCGGGTACCGTTTTCAACAAAAAAGGTGAAATGCTTGTTCCTGTGGGGATCAATATCCTTGATTCAGTAACTATAGATGTGGAACAGGAAGATACTGATTACCTTGTTGATATTCCTGAAATTGCGATCAGTGTCGATTCCGTGGAAAGTCTTCACAAATGTGAAGAAATGTTGTTGAGATGA
- the cobS gene encoding adenosylcobinamide-GDP ribazoletransferase — protein sequence MNNFLLALKTSFGFLSTIPVGITMEGLDELVKRSYLQTIAGVVLGLMIGAFAFITETVMPDQISAVLIMVFIYYLTGLNHLDGLGDFGDGATAHGSLEKKIKALKDVALGIGGVGYTVLALLALYASISALQAELIFFSDNAALMLAVSLLVAEIGAKQAMLTVAAFGKPIHEGLGSMIINSTTFPRYVVSFILGLVASVLAFGSIGVIGYLAAIMTAFVIINISNRHFKGVNGDCIGTANEIARVIVLIAITLMVIAINNGNGGLFWTLL from the coding sequence ATGAACAATTTTTTGCTCGCTCTTAAGACAAGTTTTGGATTCCTTTCCACTATACCTGTGGGTATTACAATGGAAGGATTGGATGAGCTGGTAAAGCGTAGCTATCTACAGACAATTGCAGGTGTGGTCCTTGGTCTTATGATCGGGGCCTTTGCTTTTATTACTGAGACCGTGATGCCGGACCAGATCAGTGCAGTTCTTATTATGGTATTTATCTACTATCTTACAGGGCTGAACCATCTCGATGGACTGGGTGATTTTGGTGATGGGGCTACTGCTCATGGTTCACTTGAAAAGAAGATAAAAGCGCTCAAGGATGTTGCCCTTGGTATCGGGGGGGTGGGTTATACAGTTCTTGCATTGCTTGCTCTGTATGCATCAATTTCTGCTCTTCAGGCTGAACTCATATTCTTCTCTGACAATGCTGCGTTAATGCTTGCAGTCTCACTGCTTGTCGCGGAGATCGGTGCCAAGCAGGCTATGCTTACGGTTGCTGCATTTGGGAAACCCATCCACGAAGGTCTTGGTTCCATGATAATCAACAGTACGACCTTCCCGAGATATGTGGTGTCGTTCATACTTGGTCTTGTAGCAAGTGTACTGGCTTTCGGTTCTATCGGTGTTATTGGATACCTGGCGGCCATAATGACTGCATTTGTTATTATTAACATCTCAAACCGTCATTTCAAAGGTGTGAACGGGGATTGTATCGGAACTGCCAACGAGATCGCACGTGTCATTGTACTGATCGCAATAACTCTTATGGTGATCGCTATCAATAATGGAAATGGAGGATTGTTTTGGACGTTGTTATAA
- a CDS encoding NTP transferase domain-containing protein: MDVVIMAGGQGLRLGMGEKPCVELLGKPLISYVIDSLEKASHIERIFVAVSPSTPATEELVREQYGDPIQAVNTAGDNYVGDMVYAVESSGIDGPVMIIMSDLPLVTPELLDSIIDAYESCGKASMSVFIPLSLCSEVGIRPDTVFNWSGKLIVPAGINILDGKHINEEQDYHNYMLEDPEIALNINTAEDLKRCKDILEKR, encoded by the coding sequence TTGGACGTTGTTATAATGGCAGGTGGTCAGGGACTTCGACTTGGTATGGGTGAGAAACCATGCGTCGAACTTCTTGGCAAACCTCTCATAAGTTACGTGATCGATTCTCTGGAAAAGGCTTCGCACATCGAACGCATATTCGTAGCAGTGTCTCCTTCAACGCCCGCTACTGAAGAGCTTGTAAGGGAGCAGTATGGTGACCCCATACAGGCTGTCAATACAGCAGGTGATAACTATGTTGGGGATATGGTCTATGCTGTGGAGAGTTCCGGTATAGATGGCCCTGTGATGATCATAATGTCTGATCTTCCTCTTGTGACGCCGGAACTTCTGGATTCTATCATTGATGCTTATGAATCGTGTGGAAAGGCTTCCATGTCGGTCTTCATCCCGCTTTCTCTTTGCAGTGAGGTTGGTATAAGACCCGACACAGTCTTCAATTGGAGCGGAAAACTAATTGTACCTGCTGGCATCAATATTCTTGATGGGAAGCACATCAATGAGGAGCAGGATTATCATAATTACATGCTTGAAGACCCTGAGATAGCGTTGAACATAAATACAGCGGAAGATCTGAAACGCTGCAAAGACATCCTCGAAAAGAGATGA